The Coffea arabica cultivar ET-39 chromosome 2c, Coffea Arabica ET-39 HiFi, whole genome shotgun sequence genome includes the window ATTTCGAATCTTCTTTATACACGGTTAGGATCCTCAGCCCCCTTACCCAGCCTCCCTATTGAGCCTCACAGACATTTTTTTGCCACATATCCAAATTTATCATCTAAACCTCACGTGAGATCTTACCTCCTATCGCCTGCAACTCCATCACAGAAGCAACTTTTGCAAGATGCTGAAATGAATAAGACTCGTGCTTTTGCTTAGTTTcattgagtgtgtttggacagccaattatttggccaaatatatttgctgacatcaccattacaatttccaatacacctttttatcttcccaattacctttttatctcacatacatcacatcacaaaaagtgctacagtaaaaatatttcaaataacttacaatccaaacacactcattgtTCACGTAAGTCTCCTTTCTTCGCAATGTCATAAAAGATTCCAtcttttcagaaaaaaaaaataaagcaaaaatttGATAAAACACAGTAAAAAGGAGCATATTCCGAGAAATTAGAAATCAGATCTGTTCCCTACCTCCCCCAAGATTTCATGAAGTTCTTAAAGCCTTCACCCATTTGAAAAGATTGAGATCCAAGTAATTTTTGTTGGAAGTATTTGTCCTCGCCCATTAATTTCACGATCTCAATATGTTGGGTATACTTCATTCTTCATTCTCGTTGTTTTAaatctattatttttttaatctgaTTTTGGTGTCATAGAATACAAAGTAGATTCAGTTCCCATGAAGAAAAGTTCTTTGTTTCAAACTCTGGAATAGAAAAGAGCGTTGGGATGTCTAATTTATAGAAAGAGCAAAAATGCAAAATCACTTAATGCTTAGGTGACAAACTGGGACACATGGCAAAAATACGTCAGTGAGGCTCAATAGTGGGCTGGGTAAGGGGGTTGAGGATCTTAACCACTTTATACAAAGTATTgtagttctattttttcttgggaagtttttattctatttattttacTTGGGGAAGGGTGGAATTTAAGAAACAGAGGGGGAAGGGCGTTTTGAACCCAATACCTCTAACTCCTTTGTCTCAACCTCTTTATTGAAAGGTTGTAATTCTATGTTCAATCAATTCTTCCTTGCACCTTCCTTTTCTCATTTTAAAGTTAGTCCATACCAATAGGTGTTGTATGTGAAACAGCCTCTTTCCCACCATTCAGCAATCATACTACCAATAAGGTTTTTTGCATAATTTCTGCAGCCGTGTATGCCAGTGTCTTCCTTGTGACTCTAGCTTACTTGATGGGTGTAAAGCTAGTTGGAAACACATTTTGAGGGGGCAAATgcattttacctttttttgtAAATGATTTTATGTAACCCAAATTTTGCTTTGATAAAAGAGAATTTTGTATGGCTTAACCAATTCATTAGCTCCACTAGAGCAGTGTGTTTTTGTGGATGTCAAATCCTTTAGTTCTGACTGGGATTTCCCCATCTCCTATGTATGCCTTGTTCAGGTATCTGAAAATAGGTAGATAAGCAAAGAAAACCAGGCCTTCCAATTTCTGGTATGTGGTTGTTTTGGCAACTTATGAAATTGTATTCTAGGACTCCAAAGAAGTATAGATAGTTAATTATGCAGATTTAAAACTGAACATGTTTAAAAGGCTGGGTATTATGAAATAGCTCTTCTCCTGTTCTGAATTGAAGATATTGGGTAAGAATGCAATTTTTTAACATCCAGCAAAGTTAAAGACCTAAACATGCATTTCTTCCCTACAGGAGGCCGTTGAGATGACTGTTGGGCCTTCGAAAGGTCTCAGTACTAGGAATGATATGCAGTTGTTAATGGAATGGCAACTAACAAATGAATTGTAAGCTGTGTTTAACAGTTAtggttcttttgctttttagaaTAGGTCGTGCTTCCTGTCATGTACTCACTTCAGGGGTATGGCACGCCTGTGTGGGAAATAGTTGGTTGTTCATGACCTTTACCTATAAGAATGCAATTCCAAGGTTGATTTATTGTTGGCCTTCAATACGCATTCTACGATTGTTGGACGGTTGTCATGTAAATATAGAAATGGATGCTTAAACttgctcttttcttttgtaACTTGCAGCTATGGCGGTCACTGGTAGGTCGTGGGACAAACTGATCTTAAACAGTGATGTACCAGTTCTTGTTGAGTTCTATGCCAGTTGGTGCGGGCCTTGTCGGATGGTGCACCGGGTGATTGATGAGATTGCAATGGACTATACTGGCAGATTGAAATGCTTTGTGCTCAATGCGGATGATGACTTGGAAATTGCTGAGGACTATGAGATTAAGGCTGTGCCAGTGGTCTTGTTGTTTAAGAATGGTGAGAAACGTGAATCTGTCATCGGTACCATGCCCAAGGAGTTCTATGTGGCTGCAATTGAAAGGGTGCTAGCTACATAGTTGTAGATGTAGTCATGTTCAAAGCTTCCAGGATTATTGGTCAAATTTTATGTACCATTGGCTCAGCATCTTTTGTTTTATTGATTTACTCTCTCCAAAGGATCTGTAAATTATTGGTAGATTTGGTTCTCAGTTTCCTGGGGAACGCTGGCAGTCAGAggactgcttttttttttttggtccagCCTTTTCAAGAAATACAGGAATACGTGTAATGTTAGTCATCAAGATTATGAACTTGCTTTTTAGTATGTTCCCTTGATGCGATTCATTTGTGAGAAAGTTTTGTGGACatcatttctttttgttttgctttctATAAATATATAGATGGATTGAGATTCTTTTTGGCTGCCAAACTGGATGGCTTGCACGGAAGGTTAGCTGAAAGTTCTGAATATGATAAAGGAAAACAATCTGATACATGTGTCACACATGTATAAGTTTCTTGACAATGCCTTGCAAATGCTGTCTTTGGATATTAAAGAGGAAGGAGAAATGGACAAACTCCCAGTTGTTGAGTAAATCATTAGAACTCAACACATgctgcttttttctttttctttttttttttttggcaggaTAAAACCGAAGAAGTTACCCGGTGTGCACCTTGATGTAGCATCTTAATTCTTAACTACGAATACGGTACAAGAACATGACCAGCCAGGATTCTAACCTCCATCTAGCTCTCGTCCGACTAAAACTACAATTAAAACCACTAACACCTCTATAAATATCACATTAACGCGAATTAAACTCCAATGCAATTTAAAAAATCTACAAGGTATGTCAATTAGAAACCACTATTGTACTGCACAACTTGGACAAAATTTGAATGATGGTTCAtcacagaaaaaaaaatattttttttaaaacaagtaTTCAATATTTATTAATAACTTCTCATCATGATAAATGGAAATTAAatattcttatatttttctttgttGTCCTTCTTAATAATTCCTATTAATGTTCAAATATATGGTGATATTTTCTTATGAAAACTTTTAACTATCATGATTTATCAGAGGAAACTAAAACATTTatttagtaaaaataatttACATAATTTCTATCAAAAATGGTTTATCCATAGCTATGCCATCATTTTCTACAAACTAAAAAATGTTTTTCAATAGACAATTATTATGGCACCATTTTAAGGGATAAGGATGTCTATCTCAGGGCATGAATGACCTTTCATGCAGGGAAAAGCAATCCACACGTTTGTGTGCAGGGCGTCATTTGCTGGGTTACTAGAACATCCACAGTGGATTACACTCTTATAATTTTCGTGCCACGTCAGGATTTCACTGTCTCCTATTCTATTATATTCTCACTCACAACGAATTATACTCTACACGGTATAATAATATAGATCTACAATCAAATCAAACATTTAGTTTAATAATGCACGACTCATATCCcctaaataaataaagtgattttttaaaaataatttcgttatttttaaaaaagatattattaactttcattaaattttttacattttaaattttttatttttaaaaaataatattattaatttttgaatttgaacaatatatctttttttatctctcaaaatataatatattattattttctaaaaaataattatgtaaTTAATAAACAAACAAATGTGAAAATATCTCAAATGTGAAAATATCATATGTGATACCAAATTTATCTGTTGTCAAAAAAAAGGATCCActatctccttttttttttttttaacagtaTTTACACGTATCAATAATGCATGCAATGCTCATTACACGGCCGTGAGTCAGTGTGATTGTACCTTCATGACACGCCATTGGAGTTGCTCTTATATTACACAAGAGCACTTCGCCACTCATCCCACATTGCATGGGACAACCTGCAATTAAGACTTTAgtttttgactaaaataaccCTATAACATTCGTAAGTACTACTCCACATTAATTGTTTCCCAAAAATGTCAAGGTCGGTGGACAAACTTCCGTTCGTAGATTATTTTAATCGGCCGGCGTCTGGCGAGACtgacatataaaaaaaaaaaaagcttctcCGCGTAAAAGCCCTTTGCACCATCTTATTGATCTAGTTTGCTTGGGCTCGGGGCAAAAGGAGGAAGAAGCCCATTAAAGTTATTGTAATACTTCTCCAGAGTGTGATCGGTTGGCTCTACAGTTGTTCAGTTGAAGTAGTAACTTAAGAAGTAAAATCAGGATCTTCCTTTCTTCAACCTTTCCTGCTACTTCGGGAAATCCTCAGTCGTCACTAATCAAATTCAACGACTTTTCTTCATCATCCAGGTTATCTCTATTTTCCTTCCTTTTAgatgaatttagggtttcaattcggGAGACTTTATATGTTGCAATCcttgtttgtgtttttttttttttcgtttaatGGATAAGCGGAATGaagttatctttttttttttggtgcttaATTTTTTGTTCAAGAGCAGAAAAGTGACTGTCTTGGTGCTTATTTGTTTCTTGATCGTTTCTTTCATTCTTCAGTTTTCTCAGGCCAACAGTTTCTTTActctataattttttatttttgggccTGAATGCATTTATAGACTGGATAATTGTTTGAAATTTcttaaagaaaaagataattgaTTGGAATTATTTAAAGAAAGGGGGGATGCAAATTGTGTGTGTGGAATCTTTCGTCTTTTACTGAATTAGATTGCTCTGGTTTAGAATCCAATTATTTTTTGATCTGCTGTTGGTTTCTAGTTTCAGCGCTTGTCTCAAAGTTGTTTCTTGATGATTTTTTACTAAAAAAAATGGTTTTCCTGGATATGAACTTTATTTCCAATGAAACGCGTTGGAGAAATTTGCTTGATGTTGGGTAGTTAACTGCAGAAATCCTGTAAAGCAATTACATTGCAATTAAGTGCTTTATGGATGGGCACGCTGAATTTGTCTCCTTGAAAGATTGGTGTCTGGCAATTTCATGCGTCAGAGATCGAAGAAATGTATTGGTATTTACACAATTGGTCGACATAAGGAGGCAGGTATAGGTGGGAGTTGGagtattttagtttttaaacagAGAGTTTATCTTTATGGATAATAACATGGTGAATATCTTATGTTTGAACTACAATGGCATTGATTCTGAAGATGTATTTGAGATAAGTAATGCTGATTGAGGAACGCGTACTTGGCATAATTTTGTCAATCTGGAAGCTGTATTGCTAtaaatattcttcttcttcctacCAATTTAAACTGCATTCTTTTCTAGTTAAGGGCTTTACAGAGCAGGGGCATACAAAACGTTATGATTAGTCTGCACCAGTCTACCCAGAGCCTCTGGACGTTGAGGTACTTGGGTCTGTCTTCCAAGTTTGGGATATATTTTCTGGGGGAAGGGGGGAGATGGAGCAATTTCTTAGTGCAATTGTTAATTTTCTAGAATTATTGAAATGCCTATGAGGGATTGGAGCTTTGAGTGAATAGATGGGCTTGCTGTCTATCTCTTTATATGGACAACTTTTCACTACTTCTCAACATTCCTGTTATCCTTTTTTAGCCGATTAAGAGGGAATTTAGGGGTTTATATTGAAGTTGGCATCATTCCACTGCTTCTTTCGATCAAAGTATTCGGTATTCTCAAGGAGATTTGTATAAACTATTTACATGtgtattttttttgtgtttacTTATTGCTTTAGTGTTTGAATTCTGACTTTGAGCACTAAACGCTTCTCCTCATCATTTTCTTAACCTGTTGCAGGGTTCTGTGAACCTCATAATTTCATGATTGAGTGATGGAAAATCCAAGTACGTCTACCATGGTAATATCTTCAGAATCCTTAGAGCAAACTGGGAAATTAGTTGCAAATGCATACACGAGCGTGCCACAGCTTCCTCTGCAGCAAAGCCGGAACTCATCTCAGGGTGCTGTGGCTATACTTTGGGATATTGAGAACTGTCCCGTTCCTAGTGATGTACGCCCAGAAGATGTAGCTATCAACATAAGAATGGCGCTGCGAGTCCATCCTGTAATTAGGGGAGCTGTGACACTGTTCTCTGCATATGGAGATTTTAATGCCTTTCCCAGGAGGTTAAGGGAAGGGTGCCAGAGAACTGGTGTAAAACTCACAGATGTCCCTAACGGGAGGAAGGATGCAGCAGACAAAGCCATCTTAGTTGACATGTTTCTTTTTGCTCTTGATAACCCTCCACCGTCTTACATCATGTTGATCTCAGGAGATGTTGACTTTGCTCCTGCACTTCACATTCTTGGGCAACGTGGCTACACAGTGATTCTTGTCATTCCTTCTGGGGTAGGCGTTTCGTCTGCTCTATCTAATGCAGGTAGCTTTGTTTGGGACTGGCCTAGTGTTGCTCGAGGGGAAGGGTTTTTGCCTTCTGCTAAGATTTTTACTCCTCCTCGTGGGAATCCCGCAGATATTGCTGCATTTCTGGTGGGATGTCATTTAAATGACAATGCAGATTgtcaaaatgaagaagaagctATAGTATATAGAGGAATTTCACAAAGGTTTTATAATACTTGGGATTTCTCAATGGTATCACAGTCTTTAGGTGAATATAACAGTAATTCA containing:
- the LOC113726437 gene encoding thioredoxin M3, chloroplastic-like isoform X2, whose product is MNSMAVTGRSWDKLILNSDVPVLVEFYASWCGPCRMVHRVIDEIAMDYTGRLKCFVLNADDDLEIAEDYEIKAVPVVLLFKNGEKRESVIGTMPKEFYVAAIERVLAT
- the LOC113726437 gene encoding thioredoxin M3, chloroplastic-like isoform X1: MAWTCAGYHSTATFSSLYPPVLQDCGFSSLRPQTLRLLNHPTRFSFSHQKGYRLPQSPSPFTILCLREPKAMAVTGRSWDKLILNSDVPVLVEFYASWCGPCRMVHRVIDEIAMDYTGRLKCFVLNADDDLEIAEDYEIKAVPVVLLFKNGEKRESVIGTMPKEFYVAAIERVLAT
- the LOC113726438 gene encoding uncharacterized protein; the protein is MENPSTSTMVISSESLEQTGKLVANAYTSVPQLPLQQSRNSSQGAVAILWDIENCPVPSDVRPEDVAINIRMALRVHPVIRGAVTLFSAYGDFNAFPRRLREGCQRTGVKLTDVPNGRKDAADKAILVDMFLFALDNPPPSYIMLISGDVDFAPALHILGQRGYTVILVIPSGVGVSSALSNAGSFVWDWPSVARGEGFLPSAKIFTPPRGNPADIAAFLVGCHLNDNADCQNEEEAIVYRGISQRFYNTWDFSMVSQSLGEYNSNSISIPGFPATLRSHSLPSGFNEVLAGNLAPCNQNDLVWVQPGDLNGLKGQLVKLLQLSGGCLPLTRVPAEYQKIYGRPLYVSQYGSCKLVNLLKKMADTLVVEGKGQKKLVCLRNSRGGQCAPPVVLAKKERNGKGAQEDNADVVAVAGSSDECSEEERVVIEQDERTGGKCGSGMAAHSQMNNQSLEKFKYELQEILVSYSCRVFLGCFEAIYEQRYKRQLEYQNFGVSELGELLEKVQDVVVLQEEPVSKRKFLVAIGG